In the genome of Candidatus Baltobacteraceae bacterium, one region contains:
- a CDS encoding carboxypeptidase-like regulatory domain-containing protein: MRSFRRLLAQTAALALAVLAGHVTDATTGQPLPGVAIAIGSHHTTTDAHGAYRLTGLLPGHYILKANSDDVPPQKRDVVVKQSAQTTLDLVLCSTTLDYGCGGTGPG, translated from the coding sequence ATGAGGAGTTTCCGCCGCCTGCTTGCCCAAACCGCCGCCCTAGCGCTAGCCGTGCTCGCCGGCCACGTGACCGACGCAACGACGGGGCAGCCGTTGCCCGGCGTCGCGATCGCGATCGGTTCGCATCACACGACCACCGACGCGCACGGTGCGTATCGTCTGACGGGTCTTTTGCCCGGACACTACATACTCAAGGCGAACTCCGACGACGTGCCCCCGCAAAAGCGTGACGTCGTCGTGAAGCAGAGCGCGCAGACGACGCTCGACCTCGTGCTGTGCAGCACGACGCTCGACTACGGCTGCGGCGGTACGGGCCCGGGTTAG